In the genome of Sorangium aterium, one region contains:
- a CDS encoding GuaB1 family IMP dehydrogenase-related protein has product MRFLHPEHDESLELALEDVFLTPGYFAGGSRLETDLRPADFPGGSHPIVSANMNAVTGKRMAETMARFGGLGVLPQDMDLDTVERIVRHIKRADPRYDTPLSVSPRATLRDVHGIIRKRSHDMVVVVDDERRPIGIVTHADLRDRDQYTPASALMSSRLITIPVGTPNRTAFLLMEDARVKAVPVLDGDGRLHGVLTRDDAVRLELLKPTLDGGGELMVAAAIGISAQAAQSAARLVEIGVSAIVLDTAHGHQRRMVEAIRAVRSAVGDAVPLVAGNVCTAEGTRDLIEAGAGIVKVNVGPGAMCTTRMQTGAGRPTFSSVLACAREARRHGKRVWADGGVRHPRDVALYLAAGASRVMVGTTLAGTYESPGDVMEDRDGLLYKENYGMASARAVSERTAELDAFERAKKAFFREGISTSRIYIHEGRESVGAILIEMITGVQSACTYAGAANLDELHDKAVIGVQTLAGYGEGKPHGIERR; this is encoded by the coding sequence ATGCGCTTTCTCCACCCCGAGCATGACGAGAGCCTGGAGCTCGCCCTCGAAGACGTGTTCCTGACCCCCGGCTACTTCGCCGGCGGCTCCCGCCTGGAGACCGACCTGCGCCCGGCGGACTTCCCTGGCGGCTCGCACCCGATCGTCTCGGCGAACATGAACGCGGTCACCGGCAAGCGGATGGCGGAGACGATGGCCCGCTTCGGCGGCCTCGGCGTGCTCCCGCAGGACATGGATCTCGACACGGTCGAGCGCATCGTCCGCCACATCAAGCGCGCCGACCCGCGCTACGACACGCCCCTCTCGGTCTCCCCGCGGGCGACGCTCCGCGACGTGCACGGCATCATCCGCAAGCGATCGCACGACATGGTGGTCGTGGTCGACGACGAGCGGCGGCCGATCGGCATCGTCACCCACGCCGACCTGCGCGACCGGGACCAGTACACGCCCGCGTCCGCGCTCATGTCGTCGCGCCTCATCACCATCCCGGTCGGCACGCCGAACCGGACGGCCTTCCTGCTGATGGAGGACGCCCGCGTGAAGGCGGTCCCCGTGCTCGACGGGGACGGGCGGCTCCACGGCGTGCTGACGCGCGACGACGCCGTGCGCCTCGAGCTGCTGAAGCCGACGCTCGACGGCGGCGGCGAGCTCATGGTCGCGGCGGCGATCGGGATCTCCGCGCAGGCGGCCCAGAGCGCCGCGCGCCTGGTCGAGATCGGCGTCTCCGCGATCGTGCTCGACACCGCGCACGGCCACCAGCGCCGGATGGTCGAGGCGATCCGCGCGGTGCGGAGCGCCGTCGGCGACGCCGTCCCGCTCGTGGCCGGCAACGTCTGCACGGCGGAGGGCACGCGGGATCTCATCGAGGCGGGCGCCGGCATCGTGAAGGTGAACGTCGGCCCCGGCGCGATGTGCACGACGCGCATGCAGACCGGCGCAGGCCGGCCGACGTTCTCCTCGGTGCTCGCGTGCGCCCGCGAGGCGCGCCGCCACGGCAAGCGCGTCTGGGCCGACGGCGGCGTCCGTCACCCGCGCGACGTGGCGCTCTACCTCGCCGCCGGCGCCTCGCGCGTCATGGTCGGGACGACGCTCGCCGGCACGTACGAGAGCCCGGGCGACGTCATGGAGGACCGCGACGGGCTGCTCTACAAGGAGAACTACGGCATGGCGAGCGCCCGCGCGGTCAGCGAGCGCACCGCCGAGCTCGACGCGTTCGAGCGCGCCAAGAAGGCCTTTTTCCGCGAGGGCATCTCGACGTCGCGGATCTACATCCACGAGGGGCGCGAGAGCGTCGGCGCCATCCTGATCGAGATGATCACCGGCGTGCAGTCGGCGTGCACCTACGCCGGCGCGGCGAACCTCGACGAACTCCACGACAAGGCCGTCATCGGGGTGCAGACGCTGGCGGGCTACGGCGAGGGCAAGCCGCACGGAATCGAACGGCGTTGA
- a CDS encoding lysophospholipid acyltransferase family protein: MPNAPAPRFFAARRAVRRFVGRTWLSVFGWRVDGITELPSKAVIIAAPHTSNWDFPFTLAVSYVLDLEFSWLGKHTLFEPPFGFFFKWLGGVPVDRRDRNNLVAAVVDVLKERDELILVIAPEGTRSRTKRWKTGFYYVALGAGVPILLGYLDFPRKRGGILHVFHPTGDIEADMAAIRHHYDGIEGKHPERMSEITLGARGAPANGVVQHP, translated from the coding sequence ATGCCGAACGCACCCGCTCCACGCTTTTTCGCCGCGCGCCGCGCCGTTCGCCGGTTCGTCGGCCGCACCTGGTTGTCCGTGTTCGGCTGGCGCGTGGACGGCATCACGGAGCTCCCGTCGAAGGCGGTGATCATCGCGGCGCCCCACACCTCGAACTGGGATTTCCCGTTCACGCTCGCGGTCAGCTACGTGCTCGACCTCGAGTTCTCCTGGCTCGGCAAGCACACCCTCTTCGAGCCGCCGTTCGGCTTCTTCTTCAAGTGGCTCGGCGGCGTCCCCGTCGACCGCCGCGACAGGAACAACCTCGTCGCGGCCGTGGTCGACGTGCTGAAGGAGCGCGACGAGCTCATCCTGGTCATCGCGCCCGAGGGCACGCGCTCGCGCACGAAGCGCTGGAAGACGGGCTTCTACTACGTCGCGCTCGGCGCCGGCGTCCCGATCCTCCTCGGGTACCTCGACTTTCCCCGGAAGCGGGGCGGGATCCTCCACGTGTTCCACCCGACGGGCGACATCGAGGCCGACATGGCGGCGATCCGCCATCACTACGATGGCATCGAAGGAAAGCACCCGGAGCGGATGAGCGAGATCACGCTCGGCGCCAGGGGGGCTCCGGCGAACGGGGTCGTGCAGCACCCCTGA